Proteins encoded within one genomic window of Episyrphus balteatus chromosome 1, idEpiBalt1.1, whole genome shotgun sequence:
- the LOC129920876 gene encoding protein amnionless, translating into MIKHNYLFLVLLWLSTIKLISVNSIKKWIENPGFEYPSSWESGYLPCSQDEIVFPEFYSSAILLPTTIDITGITLPNNGALLLQPDGEIVFSSGLDNGFKCENSNQKAELKTTPTRHWFDPHNWMNLNNGSGKIENNAAVPHIERIPCSNELVQIPATGALSIDLSDVKTLRVGQINLDGLDVSKEFMEQLFKSELGEVMFKYASLTQVEYYKDQQCGCHNSDIFWDYEWNVCKHVQDICERPKCHTPIIPSGHCCAICGVMMKVIVNKCDPSYTEKLSKMIAHSLKEQEMEEQLSYHVSYVDAGVKTYLQVIVVEKDDYEESSVKFMHHFNETVSWDEFKSSTKEFFTSGRPYNPNGLRAALLLMIGTLFGVLVFFFVIFVNFAPDNGIVRLPRWMYVRWYEFFQSPFVFARFDNTATAEGDTAENVVIDVQQYNVSAEYEENIRGTSTSFDNPMFVDNPTTKANPQNDDDSMPICEEEELTEIDLDEQVEGIL; encoded by the coding sequence ATGATCAAACATAATTATTTGTTTCTAGTTCTTTTGTGGCTTTCAACTATTAAATTAATATCcgtaaattcaataaaaaagtgGATCGAAAATCCAGGATTTGAATATCCTAGCAGTTGGGAATCTGGTTATCTTCCATGTTCACAGGATGAAATCGTATTTCCTGAGTTCTATTCTTCAGCTATCCTTTTaccaacaacaattgacataaCAGGAATTACTCTTCCCAACAATGGAGCACTACTTTTACAACCAGATGGTGAAATTGTTTTCTCAAGTGGTCTTGATAATGGTTTTAAATGTGAAAACTCCAATCAAAAAGCTGAACTTAAAACTACCCCTACAAGGCACTGGTTCGATCCACATAATTGGATGAATTTAAATAACGGCAgcggaaaaattgaaaataacgcCGCGGTGCCACATATTGAGCGAATTCCGTGTAGCAATGAATTAGTTCAAATACCTGCAACGGGAGCTCTTTCAATCGATTTAAGTGACGTTAAAACCTTGAGGGTTGGACAGATTAATTTGGACGGTTTAGATGTTTCTAAAGAGTTTAtggaacaactttttaaaagCGAACTTGGTGAAGTTATGTTTAAATATGCTTCTCTAACACAAGTTGAATATTATAAGGATCAACAGTGTGGGTGTCACAATTCGGATATTTTTTGGGACTACGAGTGGAATGTGTGTAAGCATGTTCAAGATATATGTGAGCGGCCAAAGTGTCACACGCCAATTATACCATCTGGTCACTGTTGCGCTATTTGTGGTGTTATGATGAAAGTtatcgtgaataaatgtgatcCTTCATATACTGAAAAGCTAAGCAAGATGATTGCACATTCGCTCAAAGAGCAAGAGATGGAAGAGCAGCTCAGTTATCATGTTAGTTATGTGGATGCAGGTGTTAAAACTTATTTGCAAGTAATCGTTGTGGAAAAAGATGACTACGAGGAAAGTAGCGTGAAGTTTATGCACCACTTTAATGAAACAGTTTCTTGGGATGAGTTCAAAAGTAGCACGAAAGAATTTTTTACATCTGGTCGTCCATATAATCCCAATGGATTGAGAGCAGCACTCCTTCTGATGATCGGAACACTTTTTGGAGTCCTAgtgtttttctttgttatttttgttaattttgctcCAGACAATGGAATCGTGCGCCTACCAAGATGGATGTACGTTCGTTGGTATGAGTTCTTTCAATCACCCTTCGTTTTCGCCCGTTTTGATAATACAGCTACAGCAGAGGGTGATACTGCAGAAAATGTTGTTATTGATGTCCAACAGTATAATGTGTCAGCAGAATATGAGGAAAATATACGAGGAACTAGCACTTCCTTCGATAACCCGATGTTTGTAGACAATCCAACTACCAAGGCTAATCCACAGAATGACGATGATAGTATGCCAATATGTGAGGAAGAAGAATTAACTGAAATCGATTTGGATGAACAAGTGGAGGGAATATTATAA